In Synechococcus sp. KORDI-100, a single window of DNA contains:
- a CDS encoding alpha/beta hydrolase, with amino-acid sequence MPRLVLLHGWGANADDLQPLGEVLQERHPDPLDVVALDAPEPHPEPPGRQWYSLFPAQWQEVPAAVDSLRTRLIQLDGGEQALASTVLFGFSQGGAMALHVGCSLDLAGVISCSGYPHPGWAPPAAHPPVLLLHGEQDSIVPFMAMDAIWNRLNPSRRQKQVFRDGHTIPQDVMPSLSHSLRQMLDQCSSG; translated from the coding sequence ATGCCACGTCTGGTTCTTCTGCACGGATGGGGAGCTAATGCCGATGATCTGCAACCTCTCGGGGAGGTACTCCAGGAGCGTCACCCCGATCCCCTCGATGTTGTGGCTCTCGATGCACCGGAACCTCACCCTGAACCGCCAGGACGTCAGTGGTACAGCCTCTTCCCAGCCCAGTGGCAGGAGGTGCCAGCCGCGGTGGACTCCCTCAGAACGCGACTGATCCAGCTGGACGGAGGTGAACAGGCTCTGGCCAGCACGGTTCTGTTCGGGTTTTCCCAGGGAGGAGCCATGGCCCTCCACGTCGGTTGCTCTCTTGACCTCGCAGGGGTGATCTCATGCAGCGGTTACCCCCATCCGGGATGGGCACCACCGGCAGCACATCCCCCTGTACTGCTGCTGCATGGCGAGCAGGATTCCATCGTTCCATTCATGGCGATGGATGCGATCTGGAATCGGCTGAATCCGTCTCGCCGTCAGAAGCAAGTCTTCCGCGATGGTCACACCATTCCTCAGGACGTGATGCCTTCCCTAAGCCACAGCCTGAGGCAGATGCTGGATCAATGCAGCAGCGGCTGA
- a CDS encoding DUF3155 domain-containing protein: protein MSKKRKRISRRRLAGQRVLAHVPTHHLETGDYKPVTAARRFIAEGALVPPALLNVRRNEHTTDRFFWGEKGLFSAQYAEENHFLFPSLRVIVDSVGEDKLFEGLDLAADDWEEMEEYEYAFV, encoded by the coding sequence ATGTCCAAGAAGCGCAAGCGCATCAGTCGTCGCCGTCTTGCCGGGCAGCGCGTCCTGGCCCATGTGCCGACGCATCACCTTGAAACCGGTGACTACAAGCCCGTTACGGCGGCTCGACGCTTCATTGCCGAAGGAGCGCTGGTTCCGCCTGCCCTGCTGAATGTCCGACGCAACGAGCACACGACCGATCGATTCTTCTGGGGAGAGAAAGGTTTGTTCAGCGCTCAGTACGCCGAGGAAAACCACTTTCTGTTTCCATCCCTTCGTGTGATCGTTGATTCGGTTGGCGAGGACAAGCTCTTTGAAGGGCTCGATCTGGCTGCGGACGATTGGGAAGAGATGGAGGAGTACGAGTACGCGTTCGTCTGA